In a single window of the Canis lupus dingo isolate Sandy chromosome 18, ASM325472v2, whole genome shotgun sequence genome:
- the LOC112663620 gene encoding olfactory receptor 4C11-like, with amino-acid sequence MSMNSSVNEFILLGLTQDPRKQKAIFGVFLMFYLATLLGNFLIVVTIKRSRTLGSPMYFFLFYLSFADACFSTTIAPRLIVDAISQQKTISYNECMTQVFAVHFFACMGIFVLILMAFDRYVAICKPLRYTTIMNRHVCSVLVTLGWVGSCIHSSAQIVLALKLPFCGPNMIDHYFCDLQPLLKLACMDTYVINLLVVTNSGAICMVSFIILLISYVIILYSLRNYSAEGRRKALSTCTSHFIVVVLCFGPCIFIYTRPATTFPVDKVVAVFYTIGTPLLNPLIYTLRNAEVKIAMKMLWCSKV; translated from the coding sequence ATGTCAATGAACAGCAGTGTGAATGAATTCATTTTGCTTGGCTTGACACAGGatccaagaaaacagaaagcaatatTTGGGGTCTTCTTGATGTTTTACCTTGCCACACTGTTGGGAAACTTTCTCATTGTAGTGACTATTAAAAGAAGCAGGACCCTTGGGAgtcccatgtacttcttcctatTTTACCTGTCCTTTGCTGATGCCTGCTTTTCTACAACCATTGCCCCCAGGTTGATTGTGGATGCCATTTCCCAGCAGAAGACTATTTCCTACAATGAGTGCATGACTCAGGTCTTTGCAGTCCACTTCTTTGCTTGCATGGGAATCTTCGTGCTGATCCTCATGGCTTTTGATCGCTATGTAGCTATTTGTAAGCCCTTGCGTTACACAACCATCATGAACAGGCATGTCTGCAGTGTGCTGGTGACTCTGGGTTGGGTGGGATCCTGTATCCACTCTTCAGCACAAATTGTCCTGGCTTTGAAATTGCCTTTCTGTGGTCCCAATATGATTGATCACTATTTCTGTGACTTGCAGCCCTTGTTGAAACTTGCTTGCATGGACACTTATGTAATAAATTTGCTAGTTGTTACTAACAGTGGAGCCATATGCATGGTGAGTTTCATAATCTTGCTTATCTCCTATGTTATCATCTTGTACTCTCTGAGAAACTACAGTGCAGAAGGAAGGCGAAAAGCCCTTTCAACCTGCACTTCCCATTTTATTGTGGTTGTCTTATGTTTTGGCCcatgtatattcatttatacaCGTCCAGCAACCACATTTCCAGTAGACAAGGTGGTGGCAGTGTTTTATACCATTGGGACACCCTTGCTGAACCCTCTGATCTACACACTGAGGAATGCAGAAGTGAAAATTGCAATGAAAATGTTATGGTGTAGCAAAGTATGA